A genomic stretch from Thermomonospora umbrina includes:
- a CDS encoding ATP-dependent DNA helicase, which translates to MTSPTSDPALDPGLAELFSSAGVPGAYARRAADRLGDRAADLLREDPWRLLRVPGVRPEQADHFARRVLEGRGGPPIPDDLRRGRAFVVHVLTEAARQGHTVMTPQGVLAALGALRVPEPERAIEAALDEADVVALWEEPAFDDAEPEGVDEPPEPEESLGLARYALPEEEAAEGLRRLTATAEPLLPRDTLRSLRDGLPEDRQLALTAAAGTGVSVLHGAPDDVERTAVLIARGLASEGVQAVVVTGTAASARAMDSARGLFEALEGECPPGTAAGVVAFGRGEQRPLEARLVVVPDAGSLDVETAAALVEACADGTHLVLGGDPAALPPTGPGRVLADLAASDTVPVIELEPGDGDGPAAAFTAAVRRGELIAVEAPGREVVVVPAGDDREAVHRAVQLVTDSIPRALGIPVDDVQVVTPTAGGHAGATALNAALKARLNPGPGACGGFDTGDRVIVAVPVGRAAAGETGTVVAASAEGLEVAFGPGAEPIAVPAALASRLRHGWAATVGQARGTRRPAVVAVFPEESAAALSRPLAVTAFGLARRHLSVVHSAGPALARAVREEVVTPRDTRLGRLLNP; encoded by the coding sequence ATGACATCTCCGACGTCTGACCCCGCCCTGGACCCCGGCCTGGCCGAGCTGTTCTCCTCGGCCGGCGTGCCCGGGGCGTACGCCCGCCGCGCCGCCGACCGGCTCGGGGACCGGGCCGCCGACCTGCTGCGCGAGGACCCGTGGCGGCTGCTGCGGGTGCCCGGCGTGCGCCCCGAGCAGGCCGACCACTTCGCCCGCCGGGTGCTGGAGGGGCGGGGTGGGCCCCCGATACCCGACGACCTCCGCCGGGGCCGCGCGTTCGTGGTCCACGTGCTCACCGAGGCGGCCCGGCAGGGGCACACCGTGATGACGCCGCAGGGCGTGCTGGCGGCGCTGGGCGCGTTGCGGGTCCCGGAGCCGGAGCGGGCGATCGAGGCGGCGCTGGACGAGGCCGACGTGGTCGCCCTGTGGGAGGAGCCCGCGTTCGACGACGCCGAGCCTGAGGGGGTGGACGAGCCGCCGGAGCCGGAGGAGTCGCTGGGCCTGGCCCGGTACGCGCTTCCGGAGGAGGAGGCGGCGGAGGGCCTGCGGCGGCTGACCGCGACCGCCGAGCCGCTGCTGCCCCGCGACACCCTCCGGTCGCTGCGCGACGGGCTGCCCGAAGACCGGCAACTCGCCCTCACCGCGGCGGCCGGCACGGGCGTGAGCGTCCTGCACGGGGCCCCGGACGACGTGGAGCGGACCGCCGTCCTGATCGCCCGGGGTCTGGCCTCCGAAGGCGTTCAGGCCGTGGTCGTCACCGGCACGGCCGCGTCCGCGCGGGCGATGGACTCCGCGCGGGGCCTGTTCGAGGCGCTGGAGGGCGAGTGCCCGCCGGGGACCGCCGCCGGCGTCGTGGCGTTCGGGCGGGGCGAGCAGCGACCGCTGGAGGCGCGGCTGGTCGTCGTGCCCGACGCCGGCTCGCTGGACGTGGAGACGGCGGCGGCGTTGGTCGAGGCGTGCGCCGACGGCACTCATCTGGTGCTGGGCGGCGACCCGGCGGCCCTGCCGCCCACGGGTCCGGGGCGCGTGCTGGCGGACCTGGCCGCGTCGGACACGGTCCCGGTGATCGAGCTGGAGCCGGGCGACGGGGACGGGCCGGCGGCGGCGTTCACGGCGGCCGTGCGCCGGGGCGAGCTGATCGCGGTCGAGGCCCCGGGCCGCGAGGTCGTGGTCGTGCCCGCCGGGGACGACCGGGAGGCCGTGCACCGCGCCGTCCAGCTCGTCACCGACTCCATCCCCCGCGCGCTGGGCATCCCGGTCGACGACGTCCAGGTCGTGACGCCGACGGCGGGCGGGCACGCGGGCGCGACGGCCCTCAACGCCGCCCTCAAGGCCCGGCTGAACCCGGGGCCGGGGGCCTGCGGGGGCTTCGACACAGGCGACCGCGTGATCGTCGCGGTGCCCGTGGGCCGCGCGGCGGCGGGCGAGACCGGGACCGTCGTCGCGGCCTCCGCCGAGGGTCTGGAGGTGGCGTTCGGTCCCGGCGCGGAGCCGATCGCCGTTCCGGCGGCGCTGGCGAGCCGGCTGCGGCACGGGTGGGCGGCCACCGTGGGCCAGGCCCGGGGCACCCGTCGACCGGCGGTCGTCGCGGTGTTCCCCGAGGAGTCGGCGGCGGCGCTGTCACGGCCGCTGGCGGTGACCGCCTTCGGTCTCGCCCGACGTCATCTGTCGGTGGTCCACTCCGCCGGGCCGGCCCTCGCGCGGGCGGTGCGGGAAGAGGTTGTCACTCCACGCGACACTCGGCTGGGCCGTCTGCTCAATCCATGA
- the fabI gene encoding enoyl-ACP reductase FabI → MGILEGKRILVTGVLTDASIAFHVARLAQQEGAQVVLTAYPRPTLTERIARRLPSGLAGDPPPVIELNVTDDDHLAGLADRVREHMDGLDGVVHAIGFAPETALGGNFLDTPWEDVATAVHISTYSLKSLTTACLPLMKDGGSVVGLDFDATKAWPVYDWMGVAKAGLESAARYLAKYLGPQGVRVNLVAAGPLGTMAAKSIPGFHEMSDMWPKHAPLGWDVADPEPAAKACVALLSDWFPATTGEIVHVDGGVHAVGA, encoded by the coding sequence ATGGGCATCCTCGAAGGCAAGCGGATCCTGGTGACCGGCGTGCTCACCGACGCCTCGATCGCCTTCCACGTGGCGCGGCTCGCCCAGCAGGAGGGCGCGCAGGTGGTCCTGACCGCCTACCCGCGCCCGACCCTCACCGAGCGGATCGCCCGGCGGCTGCCGTCCGGCCTGGCGGGCGACCCGCCGCCCGTCATCGAGCTGAACGTGACCGACGACGACCACCTCGCCGGCCTCGCCGACAGGGTCCGCGAGCACATGGACGGCCTCGACGGCGTGGTGCACGCGATCGGGTTCGCCCCCGAGACCGCGCTCGGCGGCAACTTCCTCGACACCCCGTGGGAGGACGTCGCCACCGCGGTCCACATCTCCACGTACTCGCTGAAGTCCCTCACCACGGCGTGCCTGCCGCTGATGAAGGACGGCGGGTCCGTGGTCGGCCTGGACTTCGACGCCACCAAGGCGTGGCCGGTCTACGACTGGATGGGCGTGGCCAAGGCGGGCCTGGAGTCGGCCGCCCGCTACCTCGCCAAGTACCTGGGGCCCCAGGGCGTGCGGGTCAACCTGGTCGCCGCCGGGCCGCTGGGCACCATGGCGGCCAAGAGCATCCCGGGGTTCCACGAGATGAGCGACATGTGGCCCAAGCACGCCCCGCTGGGCTGGGACGTCGCCGACCCGGAGCCCGCGGCCAAGGCGTGCGTCGCGCTGCTGTCGGACTGGTTCCCGGCGACCACCGGGGAGATCGTGCACGTGGACGGCGGCGTCCACGCGGTCGGCGCCTGA
- the fabG gene encoding 3-oxoacyl-[acyl-carrier-protein] reductase, producing the protein MSRSVLVTGGNRGIGLAIARELAAAGDAVAVTYRSGEPPEGLFGVRCDVTSAEDVDTAFGKVEAEQGPVEVLVANAGVTRDTLLAIMSEEDFTSVLDTNLTGAFRVAKRASKQMMRKRRGRIVLVSSVVGMMGSAGQANYAASKAGMVGFARSLARELGSRNITVNVVAPGFVDTDMTAALGEDRHEVIKSLIPLGRIAAPEEVARAVRFLAGDDASYITGAVIPVDGGLGMGH; encoded by the coding sequence ATGAGTCGGTCCGTCCTCGTGACCGGGGGCAACCGCGGGATCGGCCTGGCGATCGCCCGGGAGTTGGCCGCGGCGGGCGACGCGGTGGCCGTCACGTACCGCTCCGGCGAGCCGCCCGAGGGCCTGTTCGGCGTCCGATGCGACGTCACCAGCGCCGAGGACGTCGACACCGCCTTCGGCAAGGTGGAGGCCGAGCAGGGGCCGGTGGAGGTGCTGGTCGCCAACGCCGGCGTCACCCGCGACACGCTCCTGGCGATCATGAGCGAGGAGGACTTCACCTCCGTCCTGGACACCAACCTCACCGGCGCGTTCCGGGTCGCCAAGCGGGCCTCCAAGCAGATGATGCGCAAGCGTCGGGGCCGCATCGTGCTGGTGTCCTCGGTGGTGGGGATGATGGGCTCGGCGGGGCAGGCCAACTACGCCGCCTCCAAGGCCGGGATGGTGGGCTTCGCCCGGTCCCTGGCCCGCGAGCTGGGCTCGCGCAACATCACCGTGAACGTGGTCGCGCCCGGCTTCGTCGACACCGACATGACCGCGGCGCTGGGCGAGGACCGGCACGAGGTGATCAAGTCGCTGATCCCGCTGGGCCGGATCGCCGCCCCAGAAGAGGTCGCCCGCGCGGTGCGCTTCCTGGCCGGCGACGACGCCTCCTACATCACCGGGGCCGTGATCCCGGTCGACGGCGGCCTGGGAATGGGGCACTGA
- a CDS encoding TldD/PmbA family protein, translated as MHQIDTSFTALPLRALADAALTRARELGAAHADFRLERIRSQTLRLYDGNLQTALDSDDLGLSVRVVKDGTWGFAAGVDLTPEGAARVAEQAIRVAAVAAPVNREPIELAPEPVHGERTWVSSYEIDPFDVATTDKVGLLADWSGRLLGDGRVDHVESTLLQVKENKFYADLAGTVTTQQRIRLHPVVEAMAAADGLFDTMRTLAPPAGRGYEWLTGDAWDWDTELAALPGLLAEKLAAPSVEAGAYDVVIDPSNLWLTIHESIGHATELDRALGYEAAYAGTSFATPDKLGSLQYGSPVMNVTGDRVAEHGLATIGYDDEGVRTREFDIVTDGVFTGYQLDRRSARLTGQDRSNGCAFADSSSSMPLQRMANVSLRPAPDGPSTEELIAGVDRGLFILGDKSWSIDMQRHNFQFTGQRFFRIEGGRLAGQVRDAAYQATTTDFWNSMEAVGGPQTYVLGGAFNCGKGQPGQVAPVSHGCPSALFRGVNILNAVKEAGQ; from the coding sequence GTGCACCAGATCGACACTTCCTTCACCGCGCTGCCGCTGCGCGCGCTGGCCGACGCGGCGCTGACCCGCGCCCGGGAGCTGGGCGCCGCGCACGCCGACTTCCGCCTCGAACGCATCCGCAGCCAGACGCTGCGGCTCTACGACGGCAACCTGCAGACCGCCCTCGACTCCGACGACCTGGGACTGTCGGTCCGGGTCGTCAAGGACGGCACGTGGGGGTTCGCCGCAGGAGTGGACCTGACCCCCGAGGGGGCCGCCCGGGTGGCCGAGCAGGCGATCCGGGTGGCCGCCGTCGCCGCGCCGGTCAACCGGGAGCCGATCGAGTTGGCGCCCGAGCCCGTCCACGGTGAGCGGACCTGGGTGTCGTCGTACGAGATCGACCCGTTCGACGTCGCCACCACCGACAAGGTCGGGCTGCTGGCGGACTGGAGCGGGCGGCTGCTGGGCGACGGGCGCGTCGACCACGTCGAGTCGACGCTCCTGCAGGTCAAGGAGAACAAGTTCTACGCCGACCTGGCCGGGACGGTGACCACCCAGCAGCGGATCCGGCTGCACCCGGTGGTGGAGGCCATGGCGGCGGCCGACGGCCTGTTCGACACCATGCGGACGCTGGCCCCGCCGGCCGGGCGCGGGTACGAGTGGCTGACCGGCGACGCCTGGGACTGGGACACCGAGCTGGCCGCGCTGCCGGGGCTGCTGGCGGAGAAGCTGGCCGCGCCCTCGGTCGAGGCGGGCGCCTACGACGTGGTCATCGACCCCTCCAACCTGTGGCTGACGATCCACGAGTCCATCGGGCACGCCACCGAGCTGGACCGGGCGCTGGGCTACGAGGCCGCCTACGCGGGCACCTCGTTCGCCACCCCCGACAAGCTGGGCTCGCTGCAGTACGGGTCGCCGGTGATGAACGTGACCGGGGACCGCGTCGCCGAGCACGGGCTCGCCACCATCGGCTACGACGACGAGGGCGTGCGGACCCGCGAGTTCGACATCGTCACCGACGGGGTGTTCACCGGCTACCAGCTCGACCGGCGCAGCGCCCGGCTCACCGGGCAGGACCGTTCGAACGGCTGCGCGTTCGCCGACTCCTCCTCCAGCATGCCGCTGCAGCGGATGGCCAACGTGTCGCTGCGGCCCGCGCCGGACGGGCCGTCGACCGAGGAGCTGATCGCCGGCGTCGACCGGGGGCTGTTCATCCTGGGCGACAAGAGCTGGTCGATCGACATGCAGCGGCACAACTTCCAGTTCACCGGGCAGCGCTTCTTCCGGATCGAGGGCGGCCGGCTGGCCGGGCAGGTCCGGGACGCGGCGTACCAGGCCACCACCACCGACTTCTGGAACTCCATGGAGGCGGTCGGCGGCCCGCAGACGTACGTGCTGGGCGGCGCGTTCAACTGCGGCAAGGGCCAGCCGGGGCAGGTCGCCCCGGTGAGCCACGGCTGCCCGTCGGCGCTGTTCCGCGGCGTCAACATCCTCAACGCGGTGAAGGAGGCCGGTCAGTGA
- a CDS encoding metallopeptidase TldD-related protein yields the protein MTPQESVERALRSSRADDCVVIAEESSTANLRWAGNTLTTNGVTRSRRLTVIAMRRVGDGVAAGAVSRAGVRPDEIEDLVREAERVAAGNAAAEDAAPLPGPGADAGTGGPWDAPPAETEIGVFSSLAPALGEAFGEAEAAGRRLYGFANHMVTSTYLGTSSGLRLRHDQPTGLVELNAKLAGASGGGSAWGGVSTRDFADVDVTALAADLARRLEWGRRRVDLPAGRYETLLPPSAVADLMIYLYWTAGARDAHDGRTVFSAPGGGTRIGEKLSGLPVTLASDPGAAGLECAPFVVAHASGRDSSVFDNGLAVPATEWISEGTLAALTQTRHSAALTGLPTTPGADNLIMRADGAGGSLADMVARTERGLLLTCLWYIREVDPQSLLLTGLTRDGVYLVEDGEVVGEVNNFRFNESPVDLLSRLTEAGASERTLPREWSDWFTRTSMPPLRVADFNMSTVSRAS from the coding sequence GTGACCCCGCAGGAGAGTGTGGAGAGGGCGCTGAGGTCGTCGCGCGCCGACGACTGCGTGGTGATCGCGGAGGAGTCGAGCACGGCGAACCTGCGGTGGGCGGGCAACACGCTGACCACCAACGGGGTCACCCGGTCCCGACGGCTCACGGTGATCGCGATGCGGCGGGTCGGCGACGGGGTGGCGGCCGGGGCGGTCTCCCGCGCCGGGGTCCGCCCCGACGAGATCGAGGACCTGGTGCGCGAGGCCGAGCGGGTCGCCGCTGGCAACGCCGCCGCCGAGGACGCCGCGCCGCTGCCGGGCCCCGGCGCCGACGCCGGGACGGGCGGGCCCTGGGACGCGCCGCCCGCCGAGACGGAGATCGGGGTGTTCTCCTCGCTCGCCCCGGCGCTCGGGGAGGCGTTCGGCGAGGCGGAGGCCGCGGGCCGCCGCCTGTACGGCTTCGCCAACCACATGGTCACCTCGACCTACCTGGGGACGTCCTCGGGGCTGCGGCTGCGGCACGACCAGCCCACCGGTCTGGTGGAGCTGAACGCCAAGCTGGCCGGGGCCTCCGGCGGCGGCTCGGCGTGGGGCGGGGTGAGCACCCGCGACTTCGCCGACGTGGACGTGACCGCGCTGGCCGCCGACCTGGCCCGCAGGCTGGAGTGGGGCCGCCGGCGGGTGGACCTGCCCGCCGGGCGGTACGAGACGCTGCTGCCCCCGAGCGCGGTGGCCGACCTGATGATCTACCTGTACTGGACGGCGGGCGCCCGCGACGCACACGACGGCCGGACGGTCTTCAGCGCGCCGGGCGGCGGCACGCGGATCGGGGAGAAGCTCTCCGGCCTGCCGGTCACGCTGGCGAGCGACCCGGGCGCGGCGGGCCTGGAGTGCGCCCCGTTCGTGGTGGCGCACGCGTCGGGCCGGGACTCCTCGGTCTTCGACAACGGTCTGGCGGTGCCCGCGACCGAGTGGATCAGTGAGGGCACCCTCGCGGCGCTGACCCAGACCCGTCACTCGGCGGCGCTGACCGGGCTGCCGACGACCCCGGGCGCCGACAACCTGATCATGCGGGCGGACGGGGCCGGGGGGTCGCTGGCGGACATGGTGGCGCGCACCGAGCGCGGGCTGCTGTTGACCTGCCTGTGGTACATCCGCGAGGTGGACCCGCAGTCGCTGCTGCTGACCGGGCTCACCCGCGACGGCGTGTACCTCGTCGAGGACGGCGAGGTCGTCGGGGAGGTCAACAACTTCCGGTTCAACGAGAGCCCGGTGGACCTGCTGTCCCGGCTGACCGAGGCGGGCGCCTCCGAGCGGACCCTGCCCCGGGAGTGGTCGGACTGGTTCACCCGGACCTCGATGCCGCCGCTGCGGGTCGCCGACTTCAACATGTCGACGGTGAGCCGTGCGTCCTGA
- a CDS encoding dodecin: MSDRTYRVTEIVGTSPEGVEQAIANGIRRAAQTLRHLDWFEVTEVRGQIEDGEVAHYQVGLKVGFRLEDG, translated from the coding sequence ATGAGCGACCGCACGTATCGAGTGACCGAGATCGTCGGCACCTCGCCCGAGGGGGTGGAGCAGGCCATCGCCAACGGGATCAGGCGCGCCGCGCAGACCCTCCGGCACCTGGACTGGTTCGAGGTGACCGAGGTCCGCGGCCAGATCGAGGACGGCGAGGTGGCGCACTACCAGGTCGGCCTGAAGGTCGGCTTCCGGTTGGAGGACGGCTAG
- a CDS encoding DUF3099 domain-containing protein, with translation MKVIPRRRAAVFTVTDAPVPMSEDIGHRQRRYLVSMGVRTACFVAAVLSAVLGAPVWVAGLLVVGALVMPYVSVVIANGGREPQPRAHFEDAQRPDRKEISGPPPEIGS, from the coding sequence GTGAAGGTGATTCCGCGCAGACGCGCCGCCGTTTTCACGGTCACCGACGCCCCCGTGCCCATGTCCGAGGACATCGGGCACCGGCAGCGGCGGTATCTGGTGTCGATGGGGGTGCGGACGGCCTGTTTCGTGGCCGCCGTGCTCTCGGCGGTGCTGGGCGCCCCGGTGTGGGTGGCGGGGCTGCTGGTGGTCGGCGCGCTGGTCATGCCCTACGTCAGCGTCGTGATCGCCAACGGCGGGCGGGAGCCGCAGCCCAGGGCGCACTTCGAGGACGCTCAAAGGCCCGACCGGAAGGAGATTTCCGGACCGCCTCCGGAAATCGGCTCGTGA
- a CDS encoding DUF2267 domain-containing protein, producing the protein MKHDEFIGLVQNRARLSSRGEAERACRATLETLGERVPEGLADKLAAQLPHEIGEHLRRTEVYGGLGTGERFGRRDFIVRVAARAGVDERKASFLARSVLEVVNEATQGKITSKVGESLPPDIRELVGSGSRG; encoded by the coding sequence ATGAAGCATGACGAGTTCATCGGTCTCGTGCAGAACAGGGCGCGGCTCTCCAGTCGCGGAGAGGCGGAACGGGCCTGCCGGGCCACCCTGGAGACGCTCGGGGAACGGGTACCGGAGGGTCTCGCCGACAAACTCGCCGCGCAGTTGCCGCACGAGATCGGCGAGCATCTGCGCCGCACCGAGGTCTACGGCGGCCTCGGCACCGGCGAGCGGTTCGGCCGGCGCGACTTCATCGTGCGCGTCGCGGCCCGGGCCGGGGTGGACGAGCGGAAGGCGAGCTTCCTCGCCCGGTCGGTGCTGGAGGTCGTGAACGAGGCCACCCAGGGGAAGATCACGTCCAAGGTCGGCGAGAGCCTGCCGCCCGACATCAGGGAGCTGGTCGGCTCGGGAAGCCGGGGCTGA
- the polA gene encoding DNA polymerase I has product MSGRSGSERSRLLLVDGHSLAYRAFYALPVENFSTTGGQPTNLVYGFASMLANALRDERPTHVAVAFDVSRRTFRTEAFPAYKAGRAKSPEEFGGQLVILDDLLAAMSVPTLRVPGYEADDVIATLTARARAEDGEVLIITGDRDVFQLVDDHVTVLYFTRTVSEPARYTPERVQERYGLTPRQYPDFAALRGDPSDNLPSIPGIGEKTAAKWIREYGTLAALLDRAEEVPGKAGERLRAALDVVRLNRRLTELVRDVDLPDGMGDLEGLRRAPYDLPAFTTLLDDLEFRNPSLRERLFAADPGGGREPAAEGPVVRIRGSELEPGTLGGWLAGPAGDRPVGLVTVHAWARGAGRITHVGLATGDGFATAFEVARLTEADERVFAHWLADPEAAKVVDDAKALLRVSAEHAWEVRGVAGDTAMAAYLLRPGLAAYSLDDLAGRYLGRRPPSPDGPGWASALMVRARMVLDLEATLGPRLADTGMGPLLATVELPLAGLLARMERAGVNVDRAMLGALENRFADGMREVADEAARVAGRPFNPGSTKQLQQVLFEDLGLPRTKKIKSGHSTDADALAWLAERTDNPLPRILLRHRDLARLHMTVAGLLRELGADGRVHSTFQQTVAATGRLTSTEPNLQVIPIRTTEGRLIRRAFVPGEGYASLMTADYSQLELRVMAHLSRDPMLLEAFASGEDLHTTMAAQVFGVAPAAVDAQMRRRIKAMSYGLAYGLSAFGLAKQLGVPVEEARPLMDAYFERFGGVRDFLARIVDEARERGHTETLLGRRRHLPALTSDHHQRRQTAERMALNAPVQGSAADLVKLAMLRVDEALREAGLRSRLLLQVHDELVLEIAPGEEAAARELVRDRMTTAHPLVVPLEVAVGSGGDWDAAAH; this is encoded by the coding sequence ATGAGCGGTCGGAGTGGTTCGGAGCGGTCCCGGCTGCTGCTCGTGGACGGCCATTCGCTGGCCTACCGGGCGTTCTACGCGCTGCCGGTGGAGAACTTCAGCACCACGGGCGGCCAGCCGACGAACCTGGTGTACGGGTTCGCCTCGATGCTGGCCAACGCGCTGCGCGACGAGCGGCCGACCCATGTGGCGGTGGCCTTCGACGTCTCCCGGCGGACGTTCCGCACCGAGGCGTTCCCCGCGTACAAGGCGGGCCGCGCCAAGTCGCCGGAGGAGTTCGGCGGCCAGCTCGTGATCCTCGACGACCTGCTCGCCGCGATGAGCGTCCCGACGCTGCGCGTGCCGGGGTACGAGGCCGACGACGTGATCGCCACGTTGACCGCCCGGGCGCGGGCCGAGGACGGCGAGGTCCTGATCATCACCGGCGACCGGGACGTCTTCCAACTCGTCGACGACCACGTCACGGTGCTGTACTTCACCCGCACGGTCTCCGAGCCGGCCCGCTACACGCCCGAACGCGTTCAGGAGCGGTACGGCCTCACGCCCCGTCAGTACCCGGACTTCGCGGCGCTGCGCGGGGACCCGTCGGACAACCTGCCGAGCATCCCGGGCATCGGCGAGAAGACGGCCGCCAAGTGGATCCGCGAGTACGGGACGCTGGCCGCCCTCCTCGACCGGGCCGAGGAGGTTCCGGGCAAGGCCGGGGAGAGGCTGCGGGCCGCCCTCGACGTCGTCCGGCTCAACCGGCGGCTGACCGAGCTGGTCCGCGACGTCGACCTGCCGGACGGCATGGGCGACCTGGAGGGGCTGCGGCGCGCGCCCTACGACCTGCCCGCGTTCACGACGCTGCTGGACGACCTGGAGTTCCGCAACCCGAGCCTGCGCGAACGGCTCTTCGCGGCCGACCCCGGCGGCGGCCGGGAGCCCGCCGCCGAGGGTCCGGTGGTGCGGATCCGGGGCTCCGAGCTGGAGCCCGGCACTCTGGGGGGCTGGCTCGCGGGCCCGGCCGGCGACCGTCCCGTGGGCCTGGTCACCGTGCACGCGTGGGCGCGCGGCGCCGGACGGATCACGCACGTGGGCCTGGCGACCGGCGACGGCTTCGCGACCGCGTTCGAGGTCGCGCGGCTCACCGAGGCGGACGAGCGTGTGTTCGCGCACTGGCTGGCCGACCCGGAGGCCGCCAAGGTGGTCGACGACGCCAAGGCGCTGCTGCGGGTGTCCGCCGAGCACGCATGGGAGGTCCGGGGCGTCGCGGGCGACACCGCCATGGCGGCCTACCTGCTGCGCCCCGGTCTGGCGGCGTACTCGCTGGACGACCTGGCGGGCCGCTACCTGGGGCGTCGACCGCCGAGTCCCGACGGCCCGGGCTGGGCGTCGGCGCTGATGGTCCGGGCGCGCATGGTGCTGGACCTGGAGGCCACCCTCGGCCCACGGCTCGCCGACACCGGCATGGGCCCGCTGCTCGCCACGGTCGAACTGCCGCTGGCCGGGTTGCTGGCCCGGATGGAGCGCGCCGGGGTCAACGTCGACCGGGCGATGCTGGGCGCGCTGGAGAACCGGTTCGCCGACGGGATGCGGGAGGTCGCCGACGAGGCCGCGCGGGTCGCCGGACGGCCGTTCAACCCGGGGTCCACCAAGCAGCTCCAGCAGGTGCTGTTCGAGGACCTCGGGCTGCCCCGCACCAAGAAGATCAAGTCCGGTCACTCCACCGACGCCGACGCGCTGGCCTGGCTGGCGGAGCGGACCGACAACCCGCTCCCCCGGATCCTGCTGCGGCACCGCGACCTGGCCCGCCTGCACATGACGGTGGCCGGGCTGCTCCGGGAGCTGGGCGCCGACGGCCGCGTCCACAGCACGTTCCAGCAGACGGTGGCGGCGACCGGTCGGCTGACGTCCACCGAGCCGAACCTCCAGGTGATCCCGATCCGCACGACCGAGGGGCGGCTGATCCGGCGGGCGTTCGTGCCGGGCGAGGGGTACGCGTCCCTGATGACGGCCGACTACAGCCAGCTCGAACTGCGGGTGATGGCCCATCTGTCGCGGGACCCGATGCTGCTGGAGGCGTTCGCGTCCGGCGAGGACCTGCACACCACGATGGCGGCGCAGGTCTTCGGGGTGGCGCCGGCGGCCGTGGACGCGCAGATGCGCCGCCGGATCAAGGCCATGTCCTACGGGTTGGCCTACGGGCTGTCGGCGTTCGGGCTGGCCAAGCAGCTCGGCGTGCCCGTCGAGGAGGCCAGGCCGCTGATGGACGCCTACTTCGAGCGGTTCGGCGGGGTCCGCGACTTCCTCGCGCGGATCGTGGACGAGGCCCGCGAGCGCGGCCACACCGAGACCCTCCTCGGCCGACGACGCCACCTGCCCGCGCTGACCAGCGATCATCACCAGCGGCGACAGACCGCCGAGCGGATGGCGCTGAACGCCCCCGTCCAGGGGTCGGCCGCCGACCTGGTCAAGCTGGCGATGCTCCGGGTCGACGAGGCCCTGCGCGAGGCCGGTCTCCGCAGCCGCCTGCTGCTCCAGGTGCACGACGAGCTGGTCCTGGAGATCGCCCCCGGCGAGGAGGCCGCCGCGCGCGAGCTGGTGCGCGACCGGATGACCACGGCCCATCCGCTGGTCGTGCCGCTGGAGGTGGCCGTCGGCAGCGGCGGCGACTGGGACGCCGCCGCGCACTGA
- a CDS encoding DUF6457 domain-containing protein has translation MLEDWIEAVCLELGLDRDRLDRDLVLDLARDVAHGVARPAAPLTAYLLGLAVGRGDAARDAAARITELAQGWEERPVGEAR, from the coding sequence ATGCTGGAGGATTGGATCGAGGCGGTCTGCTTGGAGCTGGGCCTGGACCGCGACCGACTCGACCGGGACCTGGTGCTCGACCTGGCGCGCGACGTCGCCCACGGGGTCGCCCGCCCGGCCGCGCCGCTGACCGCCTACCTGCTCGGCCTGGCGGTGGGCCGGGGCGACGCCGCCCGCGACGCCGCCGCCCGCATCACCGAGCTGGCCCAGGGCTGGGAGGAGCGCCCGGTCGGGGAGGCCCGCTGA